Proteins co-encoded in one Ziziphus jujuba cultivar Dongzao chromosome 9, ASM3175591v1 genomic window:
- the LOC107435586 gene encoding probable zinc metallopeptidase EGY3, chloroplastic, protein MATLSITTHSSVYSWSPKNMNMNKNSPPTLGSSFIRNQFKSKHFTFSRNSKPIARKSLRVFIKAQQENETTSSSSSSATVVSEKPNDDNDAPKGELSAEEGETGKEGEYGPDEAEKQQEIDWKTDEEFKKFMGNPSIEAAIKLEKKRADRKLKELDRESSGNPVLGLFNRIVRDNLTREKERLEKAEETFRALDLNKLRSCFGFDTFFATDVRRFGDGGIFIGNLRKPIEEVIPKLEKKLSEEAERDVVIWFMEEKTNDITKQVCMVQPKTEMDLQFESTKLSTPWGYVSAIVLCVATFGTIALMSGFFLKPDATWDDYLANVVPLFGGFVSILGVSEIATRLTAARYGVKLSPSFLVPSNWTGCLGVMNNYESLLPNKKALFDIPVARTASAYLTSLALAVAAFIADGSFNGGDNALYIRPQFFYNNPLLSFIQFVIGPYTDDLGNVLPYAVEGVGVPVDPLAFAGLLGMVVTSLNLLPCGRLEGGRIAQAMFGRNTATLLSFATSLLLGIGGLSGSVLCLAWGLFATFFRGGEEIPAKDEITPLGDNRYAWGIVLGLICFLTLFPNGGGTFSSPFFSDPFFRGDM, encoded by the exons ATGGCGACTCTCTCCATTACTACGCATTCTTCTGTATATTCATGGTCTCCCAAGAACATGAACATGAACAAGAACAGTCCGCCTACTCTCGGCTCATCATTCATCAGAAACCAGTTTAAATCGAAACACTTCACTTTTTCTCGAAATTCAAAACCCATTGCAAGAAAATCCCTCAGAGTTTTTATTAAAGCTCAGCAAGAAAATGAAaccacttcttcttcttcttcttcggccACTGTAGTTTCGGAAAAGCCGAACGACGATAATGATGCCCCGAAGGGTGAATTGTCTGCGGAAGAAGGTGAAACCGGTAAAGAAGGTGAGTATGGGCCTGATGAGGCAGAGAAACAACAAGAGATTGATTGGAAGACGGACGAGGAATTCAAGAAGTTCATGGGCAACCCTTCAATTGAAGCGGcaataaaattggaaaagaaaagggCAGATAGGAAACTCAAGGAGCTGGACAGGGAAAGTAGTGGGAACCCAGTTTTGGGTTTGTTTAATAGAATTGTGCGGGATAACTTGacaagagagaaagaaaggttGGAAAAGGCTGAGGAGACCTTCAGGGCTCTTGATCTTAACAAG TTGAGGAGTTGTTTTGGGTTTGATACATTTTTTGCTACTGATGTTCGAAGATTTGGAGATGGAGGcatttttattggaaatttgaGGAAACCTATCGAAGAGGTCATTCCCAAATTGGAGAAAAAGCTATCTGAGGAGGCAGAGAGGGATGTAGTTATATGGTTCATGGAGGAAAAAACAAACGATATCACAAAACAG gTATGTATGGTGCAACCCAAAACTGAAATGGATCTCCAGTTCGAGTCAACCAAGCTAAGCACTCCCTGGGGCTATGTTAGTGCTATAGTTTTATGTGTTGCAACTTTTGGGACAATAGCTCTGATGAGTGGTTTCTTCCTTAAACCTGATGCAACATGGGATGATTACCTTGCTAATGTTGTGCCTCTATTTGGTGGTTTTGTTTCCATTTTGGGAGTTTCTGAG ATAGCCACAAGGTTAACGGCAGCTCGATATGGTGTAAAACTGAGCCCTTCTTTTCTAGTGCCATCCAATTGGACAGGGTGTTTGGGAGTGATGAATAACTATGAATCTCTGCTTCCTAATAAGAAAGCTCTTTTTGATATTCCAGTGGCACGtacagctagtgcatatttgacATCACTTGCTCTTGCAGTTGCTGCCTTTATAGCTGATGGCAGCTTTAATGGCGGTGACAACGCATT GTATATAAGGCCTCAATTCTTTTACAACAATCCCTTGCTTTCTTTTATCCAATTTGTTATTGGACCCTATACGGATGACCTTGGAAATGTATTACCCTATGCAGTTGAAGGTGTTGGAGTTCCTGTTGATCCCCTTGCTTTTGCTGGACTTCTAG GAATGGTGGTGACATCTCTGAACCTGTTACCTTGTGGAAGACTTGAAGGAGGCCGCATAGCGCAAGCTATGTTCGGGAGAAACACTGCTACATTACTTTCTTTTGCGACATCTCTTTTGCTCGGCATTGGTGGTCTGAGTGGAAGTGTCCTTTGTTTGGCATGGGGGTTATTTGCAACCTTCTTCCGCGGTGGTGAGGAAATACCCGCAAAAGATGAGATCACTCCCTTGGGTGACAACCGGTATGCTTGGGGTATCGTCCTCGGCCTCATCTGTTTCCTCACTCTCTTCCCTAATGGTGGAGGAACGTTCTCCAGCCCGTTCTTCAGCGACCCATTTTTTAGGGGCGATATGTAA